taggggaataggaataacagtttttAACTAGGAAAACtaagaaaatacaaatgtaataGTACAAACAAATAAACTGTGGACAGAGCCAGAATAGGCCCTGACACCatgtgggtcaggctgttggcagcagtcccattccatggtggctcagccctcctgcagtgccaggggaggttctgTTTGAgctgggatcctgcacaagggtggagttttcctctgaatgtccagggctgctggagatgggcctGGTCTCCCTCAGGGAATGCATTGGACAgacagctgttcctctgggaaagcAGTGGGCAAAGACTGACCTGGTGTTCCAAATGTCAGAttctatccaggtaggaatgcttggcccctccctctgggcagagcatctcacaatgggatgatggaattttacCAGACATGTGGTGAGACTCAttggcccattaacagaagctatctccccagagggaggattggttgtggaagagataaagaaaactgcccatTTAACATGACTGCTCCACAGATAGGAATAGAATACACCCACCCATTTCCAACCTAAGACAATGCCCCTGAGGGGAGCCCAGGATGTGGACTGGCACCATATGTCAGGGCAGTGCTTCCCTATGCTCTGAGCCATCAGCATTGGGATGCTGCTCAGTGTCAGGGGAGTTTGTTCatgtgtccctgggtgtcccgAGCTCTCATTTCCAGGAGTGTGTAAAGATCACTGATAACATGAAATTTTTATGTAAGGGATTGTATGAGTACTTATATTTCAACAGTGAAGTAAAAGTAATGAATTTCACAAAGTTTAGTTGTATTCTTTTAAACTTCCCCTTTTTCTCCCATATTGTTAAATACTTAATAATGGACACATACTATAGAGTGTACATTAGATATTAGccatttaataaaaagaaagtttACACAGTAGGTTAACCTGTAGAGGTAATGTCCCCAGGACCCCAGTGTTTTGCACTCCCAGCCCAAACAACTGTCCTCATGGCACATGTGGGTacacacagaggggacagggggccccacattggccagcttcccATGGACAGCCTACAGATCTCCATCCAAGCCAGCAGATCATGCTGCCAATGCCACACCATTGTCCCAAGCACCTGGCCCCATCCTGCTGTGCAGAGTAGCCACCTCCACACATCATCTGACTGGCAGGCCTTTCATTGCCTTTGGGGTGATCCCTACAGTTCCTTTGCCATAGCACATTTCCTGTCCATCCAAACCATTTCccaccctgcatccctcctcACCTGCTAAAGCTTTGGTCAGGCTGACAAGTGCCAGGAATCTCTGGAGAGTCCCCAGGTGGATCCCATGGTGCCAGGGCTCGTGCCAGTGCTCTTGGGCCACGGTGCAGGTGCCAGTGCCGCTCTGTGGGCTGGTGATGGTGCTGCTCAATGGTCCTGTGGCACCATGACTCCTAAACCCGGCACCGTCCACCACGTCCCCcacccagcctgagctgctgccgTCCATCCCTGCTcgctctgctcctcctcctcacaccGTGAGGATCCTgactgggctgcagcagccgtGATGGGATGATGGTGTGATGGatggctctgctcaggggctgATGGTGCGGCACCCACCTCCACTTCCTGGACAGCTCCTTCACACCTGCTCCCACCAACACGCTGCCCTCTTCCTGGAAAACATCCCTGtctcctccagggcagcccggGCTCCTCCTGggaaccccagagctggggtttCTGCACGCTGCCCATCACCCACCTTGTTCCTCCAGCCACCACAGAAGGACATCCATGGTTagaggctctgctcctgggccaTGTCACAGGTCCTGTTGTTGTAGCCGGCAGTGCCATGCAGCTGCCAAGGGCTCTGTCTCCaagagagctcctgcaggcaccCCTGACGCCTCCCAAACTAGTCAGATTCTCTCAAGCTCCCCAAGGCCAACCCAGTTCCCTCAAGAGCCCCATTTGAAAGTCAGTCCTCATCTAGGCAGTGCCATTGAGGTCCCTGAAAGCGACGTGGGAGCTACCAAGTGTTCCAGATCATCCCCAAGGGCCAGTTGGGTTCCCTGGAGCTCCGTTGAATAACCTGGACAAAGCCCAGCCCCCGTCCCATCAAAGTAATTGCCAACCCTCAAGACCCCTGCCTCAGCCACAGCTTGAGGAGCGGAAGCATCTTGCAGGATGTGCCCAACAGCCTCTGCAGAGTCCTGCCCAGCCCCAATGCACAACAAGGACACCTTCCCCAGCACACAAGCAGGGCCTTGGCAtcagcaggcacagccatgCATGAGTGTCCCCAGCTCCACCAAATCCCCTCCGCCAAAAAACCAGCAAGACCAGCTCagcattttttgcttttattttgatCAAGAGTGGTATCTCCACAGTGCTGCGTCCTCAGTTTGTGCTCATTTTCTGCCAAAAAGACACAGGGGGGGCATGGTAAGACTCTCAGTGGGGCAAGAACAGCCCCTGTGTGGGGGTGGGGCGCAGAGGAAGAGGCACCCACCTCGTTGATCCAGTCGATGTAGGCAGACACCCGGGTGAAGACTGTCGGCTTCTTGTTCGTGTTGCAGCCCCGGCTGGAGACAAAGCTGGCGATGCCCTCGACCTCCCAGATCCCATCGTCGCGCTGGCAGTTCAGGGGGCCCCCAGAATCGCCCTGTGCGGAGAGACAGTGAGGGCCATTGCTCCTGGGCACCCTGCCAACACTCCCCTCATCCCTCCTGGCCATCCACCACCATGGCTCCATCCCCTCTCCTCCCAGTGCTCACGGTACCCCACCATTGGGGCACCCACCACATGCAGTGCCCACACTCACATTGCATGCAGATCTGACATCATCGCCGCCGGCGCACACCATGGTCTTCTTTACAGTGCTGCCCCACCAGTCCCACTTGGAGCAGGTCTCATAGTCcaccacaggcagcagagcctgctgcaggatggtggCCAGGGGCCCGTTGGCTGCAATGAGAGACAAAGCTTGTACCTCACACCCTCTGCCTGCATCTCCTTTCTGGAGACTCTCCCAGGTACATCCCACTTACTCCTCATGCTTCCCCAGCCGGTGACATAGCAGGGGAAGTTGTTCGGCAGGATCTTGCCAGCAGCCGGCAGGCAGGCAATACGGATGGTGTCAGTCTCCTGCACCTCCTCTGCCAGCTTGATCAGGGCAATGTCGTTGCTGCAAGGAGACATGAACCAGGGTTCCTGGCCATGGGAACAGGGTCCCTGGCCAGGGCAACAAGGCACCATGGCCACACCACCCATGACCCAGCCCTAATGCACCCCAACCCCTACCGAACGTAATAGTCGTCCCAATCCTCATGGACGATGATCTTCtccacagccacggccacaGAACCAGGCTCGTCAGCCTCTGACACATCCTGCCTGCCCAGCGCCACGCGGTAGTtcagggaggagctgccagggagagAGGGAGTGTCAGTCCCCACAGATATCTTACCTGCATGGCACAGATGCCCTCCAGCACCCCAACACCCACCTGATGCAGTGGGCAGCTGTCATCACCCACCGGGGGGCAATGAGGCTCCCACCGCAATAGTGGTTCCAGGATCCAGAGCGGCTGTACTGCAGCGAGATCTGTGagggcagaggcacagggtCAGAGCAGGAAtgcccccatccctgtccccatccctgtccccatcccggtccctgtgcccctcaccTGCCATGGCCAGCTGTGGGCTACAGCGTCTTCACCGCCCACCACGCGGGAGCTCAGCTGTGGTGGCACGGCCGGCTGACCGCATCCGTAGGCTGTGGGACACCCGGCAAAGGGACATCAGAGGCCGCCTGTGCCcgtgcccagggccagggcaggagccacagtcctgctccctgccctgacCCTTCCCCATGCACCTACCGTAGCCCAGCAGCACAACGAGACAGACGGCTCCCAGCATGGCTGtgcagaggaaagaagaagTGGTGGGGCTGCTCACCCCTCTTATAGTGTCTGGACTGCTGGGGACCTTGGagtgtccctgcctgctgctgacacaTGGGGACTGTCCCAccctgagggcacaggggctcCTCAGCCCCATCACCTGCTCTTATCACACTCATGGTCCTGCCTGGGAATGGCCACATCTGCCCCTCGTGTTGGCACCATGCTGGGACATGGTGGGGacacctggccctgctctgggaaggggcagggtccctgctggggcacagggtCACTCCCTCCTGGGGCAGCCCCCCACCCATAATGCTCTCAATGAggggctgagcagccctgctgtcccccaccCCTAAGCACTCACTTCCCCAGGACACTGCCCTCTCACCCCACCACTCCCTAGGCACACGGTCTCCTTATCTCACTCTTGATATGGTCAAGAACAGCCACAACCCCACAGGTGCCATAGGGTGGGACGGGCGCAGGTAGCAGCAGCGCTGCTGATGGCCTTCAGTACACACCCCCACACCTGCATCAGgcccctgctgcttcccaaacCATTGGCACAATGAGCCATGGCTCATTCCTCTTCACTGCCACCACCTCCAGTGGGAACTGCGTGCCCACAGTCACACCCCAGTCCCCAGATTCCTTTCCCCACCCAACCAGCAACCAGCAACCAGCACTTtagaaatataatatttatttgggattaaattaaaaaaaacataacACACCCCCTATACCGCCACTcgggggacactgggacagatGTGGGTTTTTACAGCCACCCACAAACACGAGAGTCTCAGTGACCAATGGCAACCACTTGTGGCCACCACACTCATCCTGCCAGGCTGAATACAACATAAAAAAAACCATAATACAGCCCCATgagccagcagctgcctttCTGTATGTCTTTGACCAAAATAAAGAGAGACACAGCTCCTGAGGGGCTCCATTTCAGCTGGGTGGGCACACATCCCcagcatcacacacacacacacacacacacacacacacacacacaaacacagagcccCTCTACCAGAACCTGGCCCTTGCCACAGCTTTTGTCACTGGTGTCAGACATAGGAATACCAAAAGACACTGGGCCAGCATGGCCACCAAAACACCCACCACGGCCACCTGCACAAGCCCCATCCTGCAAATCTCCCAATGCACTCACAACATAAAACAGTCGGGGCACAGGTGTCCCAGGGTCAGACATTCAGGACATAGCTCCCCTGGgactcagcagcagcaacccccagtgcagctgcaggcagagaacAGGGTGCTGTTCAGGGTGGGGGGCACGCTGGGGATGTGGGGGCACAAACAACACCTACAGACACCACAGCAAGAGGGGAGGGGGGAGCCGGGGCTGGCCGGGCTCTGCCAGCAAGGTGGGCGCCGTGCCGAGCCCGCGCCGGGATCCTGCCGGCAGCCGGGGCGGCGCACGGCTCGGGCATCACCCCTGGCATGGCTGgcacctggcacaggcagcGCTGCCACTCTGGGCACCGCTGACCAGTCCTGCCTGGCCCTGTCACTGCGTGAAGGTGGACTGCAGCTCCTTGAAGGCTGCCTTCCTCTGcttcagctcctctgcctgcttcttcttctcctcctgctctgctttgatCTCCTCCTCAAACCTGCTGGCTTCGTTGATGGCTTGTGCCTGTGGATGGAAATGTTCAGCTGTGATCTCCACCAAGCTTTCCTGCCCACCCCAACATCTCTATCTCCTGCCTACCCATCACCAAACTGCCCTGGTGAATTGCCATCTTGCAATGGGACCTCCTGAGCCCTGTCTCACCTTGGCCTCAAAGAAGTTCTTGGCACCTTTCACCCCCTCTGTGGAGACATCAATCTCAGAGAGCCGGGCCAGGGCGTGCAGCCCGctgtcctcctgcagctcacctgctgctgccttccgGAAAATCAGCAGGAACTGTGAGGGGAGATGGCAGCATTGGCTCCCTGAAGACCTCAAAGACACCACAGCCACTGCCCAAGTTCTCACCAGCCTGAACAGTGGCTGGGGACATCTCTGGGCCAGTGTGGAGCCTCCTAACACCTCACCTCTCGAAAACTGAGCTTGCTGTCTAGGTCTTCATCCACCTCCTTGATCATGTTCTTCAgtcccaggtgtgtctgtgGAGCCCCCAGCTTCTCCATCATCAGCTTCAGCTCCATCAGGTCAATGAAGCCGTCTTTCCCTGCGTCGTACCTGCAGGATGGTGGCACAATCCTGACACATCACCACGGGGTGCAGAGCCCACACAGCCCCCCATACTGACCCCCCCAGCAGCAGACCCCTGTGTGCTCTCACACTGGCTGGGAAGCAAAGAGGGCTGAGCAAGGACTTGGGCACTGACGGTCTCCGGCAGCTCTCCAGACCACAAGACCACAAGCTTCTGAACTGCTAACAACCCCCTGGAGCATTATCCAGGATCGTGCCTGTTTCCACGTGGCACTTGGCAGGAGAACCTGCCAGGATGCTGCCAAGCCTGCTGCCcactccctgtgccaggagcctgAGCACACGCTCCCCTTGGCTGCAGCATGGGATAACAAGCCATGGGGCTTAGCTCACTGGGCACTGCTCCCCAGGTCACAGTGAGCTCTGCTCACTGATGCTACCTACAGACCTGTCAGGAATGCCCCTTCTCAGACTCCTGCCTGTGGCCATGCCACAGTCCCCTCTGGCTtccccacagccaccctgcTGTTCCTTCCCTGCCCACTGCCTGTGCACcgtgggctgtgccagcagcgtGCTGGCGTGGCACAGCAGGATCTCCATGGGGAGCCAGCACACAGCCACGCTTTGTACAGCTCCACACGCTGTAGGTGGGCAGCTACACACTGCACCCGTTGTGACAAGGCTTTTTTTTGGTATCttgtcactgcagcagccacGCAGAGCCCCGGCTCCCCATGCTGCAGGTCCGTGACTCATCTGtacctcctctgctgctgccggCTCCGTCCgtgtctccagcagcaccctCCTGATCTGCCAGGGGCCCCAAAATGGGGCTGGtcctgctcatccctgcctCCTGATGCCAGCACCCTCAGAGTGACGCTGTGGGTACAGATCCCACGTGATTTTTGCCTCTAGTACCCTACCTGGAGCAcaggatcatagaatcatggagtggtttgggttagaaCAGACTTTAAAGGCCACCTCATTCCAACCCcgtgccatggacagggacaccttcccagATTGTTCCAAGCCCTGTTCAACTgggccttggacacttccatggatagggcagccacagcttctctggacaacctgcgccagggcctcaccaccctcataggGATGAATGTCCTCCTGGTATCCAAAATAATCCTGCCCTCTGTCACTTTTGAAGACTttcctccttgtcctatcactccATGGCCTTGTCCAAAGTCCTTCTCCATCCTGCATCACACAGAGTTTTTCTGCAAGGTCAGCTGGCCTGACTTTGCCACTTCATCCCATGCATGCCACCTCCCCAGATGCAGGGCCCTTCCTTTTTCTCAATCCCCTTCTCTATTTTTTTGGGATACCAGCATCCTGCATCTCCCAAAGGGCACCATCTCCCCTGTGGAGAGCCAAAACCCTTCCCTGCCTCACTTTATCCTCTACAGCCGGATTGTCACATCCCGAGGACAGCAGCAGCGAGGACAGCgtggcagggctctgctccagagcatcCTTCCCTTGGGAAAGCCCCAGCTACCGAACCTCCCAGTGGCTCGCAGCCCCGGCGCTGCTCCTTTCGCTGCAGCGAGACGCCGCAGCTGTCAGAGCACACACCGAGCAGTCGGCTCCGaccgccgctcccgccccgccaTCTGCGCCCGGAGCACGGGCACGGCCACCATCGCCCCGGCCCTGTGTCCCCGCAGGGCCCGAGCGCGCTGTGCCCCGcaggctccctcctgccctgctgcagcctgggctcgCTGCCGTGTGCTGCCGGCGGTGAGAGCCCCCCAGGAGGGCACGGGGAGGCTCCGCGCCCCGCCAGGCTGCTGACAGGGTGTGCCCGCACCCCacgcagcccccagccctgcgtTACGGGGGTCACCGCCTCCGGCTCCCCGGCTACTCCGCCTCCCCGCTCGGGTCCGAGTGAGACCACCCCGGACGCGGTTGCGGATCCTCCCGCGGTGCCAGACGGGCTGAGGGTACTGGCATGTCGCAGCCATGCCATCGCCTGTGCTGTATCTCCGCGCCTTCCCGGAGTCGCGCTGTGTCCACGCCTCCTGCACAAAGCACCCAGCGCGGGATCCACGGGGATGCTCCGGGCTGTCCCGTTCGCCCCTGGCTACTCCCGCGCATTCCAGCGTGACCACGGCTGGAGTCACCCCGATTTCTGCCTTCCCCTGGAAAtttccagggctggaggctCGCTGCCAGCTCCCCCCGTTCCCAGGGGCCGAGCTCGTGCTCCGAGTCACGCTCCGCCACGCGTGGTGGCACGCAGCGCGGGCAGGGATGCTGAGGACACGccagcctggcctctgcagctgcagggatgtgggatCCCTCGGTGATGCGGCAGAAGGAATGTGAAGGTCCCCGGTCCCCTCTTTCAGACCCCTTTCTCTGGCCTCAGCACCAGTGCACCCCTCCATGGGGGACAGGAGCTCCTTCTGCGAGAATTTCGGGGCGCACAGGAACGCGTCCGGCAAGGagctgtggaaggtgtccccgGCACCAGTCCTGCAGGGGTTTTGGGAGGAGAGGGGTGTCCTAGCATCCCTcctgagaggggcaggagggggatCCCTCCGGCAAGGAATTGGAGGTGCCTTGGCAtccctgctgcacagagctggggcgGGGGGAGTCTCCGACAAGGAGCCGGGGGGATCCCTCCCGCAAGAGGCTGGGGTGCATGGGGGTCCCTCTCAAAAGGAATAGGGGGGTCCCGCCCGCAAGCACGGGGCGGGAGGCGCTGGGACATCCACCCTGCCAGAAGCCGGGATGCAGGAACCGGGATGTCCCGGGTCCCCCGTCCCCCCCGGCGCTGCCATCCGGGGAGccccctctccctgtgccccacactCACTGTCGGAAGAGCCGTTCCATGTCGCGGAGCTGCCGCCGGGAGAACTCGCGGAACTCCCCGGCCGGGCTGAAGACGCGgcggccgccgcccccgggCGAGCCCTCGCCCACCGCCCGCCCCGCGGGGCTGCCCGGCGCCGGCCCCGGCCgcggcccccggccccgccgcccctccggctcctccgccgccgccgccatggtGCGGTGCCCGGATGGCCGCGCCGctccgccccgctccgccccggggccgggctgcggctccccggctccgcgcccgccccgGGGGGCTCCGGCTGCCCGCCCCCGCCAGCACGGCCGGCCCCGCtgcgcccgcccggccccgcaccGGCCCCGGGCGTCCCCTCCCCGCAGCCCTCCATCAGCCATCACCGGCCCTTCAGACCCCCTCCCCTCCGCCGGCAGCATCCGCAGGGCTCATCAATCCCCCGGCGGGACCGGCCTGGGATGATCCTTGGGGCCCGGCATCACCATACCCCGGCGGGATCCCCCCGGACCATCTTTagggtccctttcaacccaaaccaacccaTGATTCTATGAGTCAGTAGGCTCGAAGGAGGGTACGGGGAGTCTGGTGCACTCACAACCACCCGTGCTCTTGCCATCTCCATCCATTCCTGACCCAGAGTTTGCCAAGGGTGGCATGGAGAGGACACAGAGAGTCATGGAGCAGCCCAGCATCTCCAGATACATCTGCAGAGGATGCCCACGGCAGCACCTTTAACCTACTCAAGGGCACAAGGTCATGCTCTGTCCCAAAGTAAACCCAGGCATTCAGACAGGGAAGCATCCAGcttctcccagcacagggagcaggaaaaCCAGGCCACACCAATGCCCAGAGCCCCACTAGGGATTGGCCACTGACCACACATGGGTGCTTTGCATGCCCAGAGACGATGCAGCCCTgcctcagcctgctgcagccctctGCTTCCAGACCTTTTTTAtcctatttaaaaataaagaccaAGAAACCGCAGTGGGGCTTTGTTCACATCCAAATTATCCTCAGCTGAAGGGGTCTGCAGAGGACTCGGCACAGGGACTGCTCCGAGTGgtgctgaggcacagcagctgcagggatgatgtgctggagctgcctaTTGCCTGCAGGGACCCCCTCCCCAAAACACTGCTGCCCCACAAAATCCAGGGTCTGTTCTCACCTTTGCTAAGGATCAGAATCAGTGAGTGCCTGTGCCATCACCCCACCCCACCAGCATGTCGCTCTCATCTCCCCAGCTCGGCCTCATGCTGCTGCAGTACTGGTGTGGCTGGCACAGGTCCTCTTCTTCCCCCTTCCCAGGTGGCAGGTCCAGCATTCTTGGGGAGTTCCAGGAACTCCAGAATTCCGTACTGCATCGTGCCTTACGTTCCAGTTTCCCCGTGACACGATGGAGACTGGAGGACACAGGATTGCAAGGGATATTTCAAGCCATGTTGGCTTCATGTGCTTGAGGCCACTTCAgcaaggacaggacatgcccccCACAACTGAATTCACACGTCACTGGGCtgcattcacacacacacatgtacacTGGATATATCCTCACCACCTTTTCCATTGCCAGAAAACCCACCACACTCTATGGGACACAGAATGTGGGAAAGTCAGGTCCTACATTTTACAGTCACACCAGTGTGCCCAGGAGCTACGGGATACAAACTGGAGCTCCTCAAAATGCACCCTCACCTCGTGCCACCCCCACTCTGACAGAGTCCACAGCAATGACTGTTCCTACTGCAGACCACCGCCTAGTGAAGGTCCCTGTGGTGCTGCTCCCATGATCTTCCCAATCTGGCAGCACCTGCCATGCACCCCTTGGCCTTCAGCTTGCCCGAGCAGAGAGTCTTTGTGGCTCCAGGCTGCAGAACAGAGACAACAGACACAGCGTTGACCTCGAGAGCTCAGCATGACCTGGTCCTCTCCCTCGCTCTCATACATGGTGCAAACCCATCGCTACAGGTGTCAGCACCTCCTCCAGCCTCATCAAGGGATGTGGCCACGATGCTGTGGCTGAGCACTGGGGGCCTGGAACCTCCAGCTTCTTGGGATGGTCTGACTGACCACTCTGTGGATGGTTCCCAACAGGTGGAGTTGCCTGTTGTACAAAGAGCAGGAGTTGGGTGTTGCCTTCTCACCTTGTGCCTTTTGGCCGCTTGTCGCAGCCTCTTCTCCTggtccagctggagctgcatccTCTCCAGAGCCTCTCTCAGCAGggccttttcttctgcctccctGTGGGCCTCATCTTCCAGGTTGGACATCTCCTCCTGGCACCTTCGCAGGGAAGCttggctctgcctgtgccaaaCAGGAGGGGAGGATTCTGTTGGTCTTTTGCCCTTACCAACGCCCTGACCCTCAGTTGTGCTCTCCCATGCCTTCCTTGGTCCTGCTGACACCGTCCCTatgtcccagctgctgccactgccactgctgctccagccacccAGGACAAGGGAACCTGTCAAGGCTTTCCTGGCTCTGACACTGCTCAACTGTGTGAGGCTGCAGAAGGTAGCACTGCAGAGTGGGGAGGATGTTTCCCCACTCCTCTTGACATTTGACTTTTGTACCGTGGCCATAGACACAGACTGGTCCCAGACAGAGACAGGACTCAGCAGTGCCATGTCACTTCTTGCCCCAGGCTCCCTGTCACTTGGCATCCAAGGAGCAGGTCTTGTTCAGAACCCTGGCTTTCCATACCTGAGTTGCTCCACACTTCCCTCATAATCTTTCagcactttttctttcctttccaggCGAACCTGGAGGTTCCTGATCTTTTTGTACaacagctccagggccttctgTCTCTGCAGTCCCACTTCTGCCCTTCTCTCCTGAGGAaggtgctgcagaggctgcattCCTGACAGCTCCTTCATCTCCACCAGGCTTCCCAGAGCACCGATTACATCAAGGTACTGTGGGAAGAAGAGGCAATGCATTATTTACCAGGTCTGCTGCATTCCATCACGCTGCTCAGCCATCTGCTTTCTGTCTGCTTTCCTGAGGACATGACAGTGTCCCAAGGAAAGTAGGTTTGCATCTCATTCACACCTGCACAGCTCACTGGAATTGGATTGCTTCCTTTCCTAAGATTATAGTTTTCCCTGCTGGGTACTTCCCTGCATTTTTTGGAGGGAAGGAACCCCCTTGCACAACCCACCAGTTGTGCTACCCATGGAccccttccctggcagctccctccACTGCTCCCCAGCCTCTCTGATGTACCGTGGCATGTTCTGGGGTCCCAGGATGTCCTGGCAGACACACAATGTGCTCTGGGCCATAGAATAGTTTAGATTGGAAAGGAAATTTAAAGGTCATCAACCAatcccccctgccatggacaggggtGTCTTTAACTGGACCACAGAGCAGTTAATCTTCAAATTCCTGCAGCATCCTGATGTGACATGcctctgaaatgttttcaaaaaacATCTAAACTCTACACAAACTCTGGGCATGTACACACACTCTACACCATTTACCACATCTATCCCTGACATACCATCTTCTCACCCAAGTCTGTCGCCTCAGCCATTTCCAAGCTCACTGTGCTGTTGGTGATCCTGAATGAGCTCCCATTAAGAACATGGTCAGGAACCTGCAAAGACAGGGAAAGACCCATGGAGCCCATGTTGGGCCTGGTTTTTGGTCAAGGGGCCTTGTGCCTCCCTTTCGCCCCATGGGAAAACCACTCCAGTATTGCTGTGGTGCCAAGCCTCCCACCCTGCTCAGCCCATGGCATCCCAGGCAATGTGCTggtcctgatggagctgcc
This Ammospiza nelsoni isolate bAmmNel1 chromosome 22, bAmmNel1.pri, whole genome shotgun sequence DNA region includes the following protein-coding sequences:
- the EFHD2 gene encoding EF-hand domain-containing protein D2; this encodes MAAAAEEPEGRRGRGPRPGPAPGSPAGRAVGEGSPGGGGRRVFSPAGEFREFSRRQLRDMERLFRQYDAGKDGFIDLMELKLMMEKLGAPQTHLGLKNMIKEVDEDLDSKLSFREFLLIFRKAAAGELQEDSGLHALARLSEIDVSTEGVKGAKNFFEAKAQAINEASRFEEEIKAEQEEKKKQAEELKQRKAAFKELQSTFTQ
- the LOC132083024 gene encoding chymotrypsin-C-like → MLGAVCLVVLLGYAYGCGQPAVPPQLSSRVVGGEDAVAHSWPWQISLQYSRSGSWNHYCGGSLIAPRWVMTAAHCISSSLNYRVALGRQDVSEADEPGSVAVAVEKIIVHEDWDDYYVRNDIALIKLAEEVQETDTIRIACLPAAGKILPNNFPCYVTGWGSMRTNGPLATILQQALLPVVDYETCSKWDWWGSTVKKTMVCAGGDDVRSACNGDSGGPLNCQRDDGIWEVEGIASFVSSRGCNTNKKPTVFTRVSAYIDWINEKMSTN